The Sporosarcina sp. Te-1 DNA window AATGGATCCAATTTCCTCTAGCATTTGTCCTATCAATTGTCCGCCATTTTCTTGTATATGCTCCATCCGTTCTTCCGGACTCATGTCTATCACTTGTTGTAATGTTGTCTTTATCATCTCTCCAACCCCTTTCCCATCCTATTATAGTCTTTGTCTATCAGCAGGTGTAAGAATTTTCAACAAGTGTTTCATCGGGAAAACGGTTGACTTCAGTTGCAAAATGATGTAAATTACAAAAGTACGAACATTACTTATAAAAACTAAAATAATATTCGCCTTTAGGAGTGTTATATATGGATGCAGTATTCGATTATGAAGATATTCAATTGATTCCCGCAAAATGTATTGTCAATAGTCGTTCAGAATGTGATACATCCGTCACACTAGGAAAGCATACATTCGTGTTGCCGGTCGTTCCTGCGAATATGCAGACAATCATTGATGAAAAGATCGCATTGCAGCTAGCTGAAAACGGTTACTTCTATATTATGCATCGTTTTAACCCAGAAACGCGGGCAGCCTTTGTGAAAGACATGCACGACAGAGGATTGATCGCATCGATCAGTGTCGGCGTGAAAGAAGAGGAGTACGGATTTGTAGAACAGCTTGCTGCGGATGGTTTGGTTCCTGATTATATTACAATCGACATTGCTCATGGGCATTCCAATGCGGTCATCCGGATGATCCAGCATATTAAGAAACATCTTCCAGAAACATTTGTTATCGCAGGAAATGTCGGTACGCCGGAAGCTGTCCGTGAACTTGAAAATGCGGGAGCAGACGCAACAAAAGTCGGCATTGGTCCCGGAAAAGTATGCATCACGAAAATCAAAACCGGTTTTGGTACAGGCGGCTGGCAGTTGGCTGCATTACGCTGGTGTGCCAAGGCTGCTTCCAAGCCAATTATAGCGGACGGCGGGATTCGGACTCACGGGGATATCGCCAAGTCTGTCCGGTTCGGCGCATCGATGGTGATGATCGGGTCCCTCTTTGCGGGACATGATGAGTCTCCTGGCCAAACAATCGAGAAGGACGGCAAGCTGTACAAGGAATATTTCGGCTCCGCTTCAGAATTCCAAAAAGGCGAGAAGAAGAATGTAGAAGGCAAAAAAATGTATGTCGAGCACAAAGGTAAGTTGCAAGACACCTTGACTGAAATGCAACAGGATTTGCAGTCATCCATCTCCTATGCAGGCGGCACGAAGCTTGACGCCATCCGCACAGTTGATTATGTCATCGTGAAAAACTCCATCTTCAACGGAGATAAAGTATATTGATATGGGAACTGCCTTTTTTGGGCAGTTTTCTTTTTACGTAAAAAAGTAAAAAGGCAGAGGGGGACCCCTCCGCCTACTTCTTATTCGCTTAGTTTTCCTTGTACTATTGTTCGGTTCCGCCCGGTCCTC harbors:
- the guaC gene encoding GMP reductase: MDAVFDYEDIQLIPAKCIVNSRSECDTSVTLGKHTFVLPVVPANMQTIIDEKIALQLAENGYFYIMHRFNPETRAAFVKDMHDRGLIASISVGVKEEEYGFVEQLAADGLVPDYITIDIAHGHSNAVIRMIQHIKKHLPETFVIAGNVGTPEAVRELENAGADATKVGIGPGKVCITKIKTGFGTGGWQLAALRWCAKAASKPIIADGGIRTHGDIAKSVRFGASMVMIGSLFAGHDESPGQTIEKDGKLYKEYFGSASEFQKGEKKNVEGKKMYVEHKGKLQDTLTEMQQDLQSSISYAGGTKLDAIRTVDYVIVKNSIFNGDKVY